The following proteins are encoded in a genomic region of Melopsittacus undulatus isolate bMelUnd1 chromosome 8, bMelUnd1.mat.Z, whole genome shotgun sequence:
- the RBM44 gene encoding RNA-binding protein 44 produces the protein MELEKNSDAKSNKRCFNQTFLLSSCTEKAEHMLIRDAAAGPNHSGSGQACSANVPEVKLSAENLPYLSVDADCEMCNKKRMGIGCAKVDESKKEADGLERASDDTHFNCGGCDHCRQSYLTEDSQLEYLSAHEQDFDDENSSSEFSELRGTTETETLGLIDPIYEVTGDGVTHEQNLTDLSEDCCSASEYIIDDQTCPEAAMPELPHLLEHSLSLQDCSGMTCDHQEEQTEYHSVVCGNTLESHSHGVCPNLSVYDSSEDGEVKDMSLTDGMLPPQMAVTEEVSAKTGGHIDSISVKQSNSSLSLRERAPAVATQVCRHEEDSDFCSCEESGMCTHGATCTDCTAKDAETYIAISDVPTSKKLLRVELADKSSPGNRNSLNSELEHCESLINTACASAVNQAVDVSSDFRACFTTSRSTCAQVHLLSRAINTEITMMNTSQQMGWWGENCADVACKTDCSYEAGSTKEIRPQVTDTLEEPSDGGAAIAERSSQIQEQQESKTETSGSDLQISADRLVHLDKQPVKNSASADCQKILERATEAELQVLNAHFHMCYQHCWKIYRLALEENRCFIRFNEKSELDSSLSLVLEELEKNYNSMKMKIKTGVPLSALPPLSVEMKFFQIYSSYVPSKLFREDLCTDSVSGKRKSDSKASELQERKISDTMVWTSSLPSFIDINVVKHSLLLGICKCKHSLKGSSRDSVSVIAKAAHDKPQVEDVTDRVEPSDSTSSKTWKEQPKDQGEECGCVKNEEGNEDWFDAKENLTVANCSVIGKDTKKQQEEQDTADLREARSGDEYFICVDGLHSSVSEADLRSHFQKYPIRDVLVSVESNNCRCALISFKDISKAKLAVEKMNQKKIKGKEITAKIINTVSGSKYLVSQVLTNKLSPEIQPVEKSQRSDQSNTLASAFNSVEAPITASAAEKITSSKTSCSTHVPSETKCPDWKPPTEGPYLPEVKKKDTGENFLFKTSYSNKPYDAFILPDNLNLSSFTKLVEKLRRLHPQASRDAILAALLEVRKNNNGILSGLTINTITARTSAILRKSSQK, from the exons TCatcagagatgctgcagcaggacccAACCACTCTGGTTCTGGCCAGGCATGTTCTGCCAATGTTCCTGAAGTAAAGTTGTCAGCGGAAAATTTACCCTACTTATCTGTAGATGCAGATTGTGAAATGTGTAATAAAAAGAGGATGGGAATTGGTTGTGCAAAGGTAgatgaaagcaagaaagaagctgatgggttggaaagggcatCTGATGATACACACTTCAATTGCGGGGGGTGTGATCATTGCAGACAAAGCTATTTGACTGAAGATTCACAGCTGGAGTATCTCAGTGCTCATGAGCAAGATTTTGATGATGAGAATAGCTCAAGTGAGTTTTCTGAACTAAGGGGAACTACAGAAACTGAAACCTTAGGTCTGATAGACCCCATTTATGAAGTTACAGGGGATGGAGTCACACACGAACAAAATCTCACAGACCTGTCAGAAGATTGCTGTTCTGCTTCTGAGTATATCATAGATGACCAGACCTGCCCAGAAGCAGCTATGCCAGAGCTTCCCCACCTGCTTGAGCACTCTCTGTCTCTGCAAGATTGCAGTGGCATGACTTGTGATCATCAGGAAGAGCAAACAGAGTATCATAGTGTTGTTTGTGGAAATACACTTGAAAGTCATTCTCATGGGGTCTGTCCAAATCTGTCTGTATATGACAGTTCAGAAGATGGAGAGGTGAAAGACATGTCACTGACTGATGGCATGCTGCCACCCCAAATGGCTGTAACTGAAGAAGTGTCTGCAAAAACTGGTGGACACATCGACAGCATCTCAGTGAAGCAAAGCAATTCTTCACTGTCTCTGAGAGAAAGAGCCCCTGCAGTAGCCACGCAAGTTTGCAGACATGAAGAGGACTCAGATTTCTGCAGTTGTGAAGAATCTGGCATGTGCACACATGGTGCCACCTGCACTGACTGCACTGCAAAGGATGCTGAAACCTATATTGCAATTTCTGACGTTCCCACTAGCAAGAAACTTTTGAGGGTGGAACTTGCAGATAAATCCTCCCCTGGAAATCGCAACTCTCTGAACTCAGAGCTGGAGCATTGTGAAAGCTTGATAAACACTGCCTGTGCCTCTGCAGTTAACCAGGCTGTTGATGTGAGTTCTGATTTTAGAGCTTGCTTTACAACAAGCAGAAGTACCTGTGCTCAGGTTCATCTCTTGTCCAGGGCTATTAATACAGAGATAACAATGATGAACACATCTCAACAGATGGGATGGTGGGGTGAAAACTGTGCAGATGTTGCTTGTAAGACAGACTGCTCGTATGAAGCTGGTAGTACAAAGGAAATTCGGCCACAGGTTACTGACACGCTGGAAGAACCCTCAGATGGTGGTGCTGCAATAGCTGAAAGAAGTTCACAAATTCAG GAACAGCAGGAATCCAAAACTGAGACAAGTGGCAGTGACTTACAGATAAGCGCTGACAG gcTGGTACACCTTGACAAACAACCTGTGAAGAATTCTGCATCAGCTGACTGTCAAAAAATACTGGAGAGAGCGACTGAAGCAGAATTGCAGGTTCTGAATGCCCATTTTCatatgtgttatcagcactgctgGAAGATTTACAGACTggctctggaggaaaacagatgttttatCAG atttaatgaaaaatcagaattaGATTCATCTCTCTCACTGGTTTTGGAAGAACTAGAAAAGAATTACAACAGtatgaagatgaaaataaaaacgGGTGTACCTTTAAGTGCACTTCCTCCACTATCAGTTGAGATGAAGTTTTTCCAAATCTACTCTTCTTATGTCCCCTCCAAG TTGTTCAGAGAGGATCTCTGCACTGA TTCTGTTTCAGgtaaaagaaaatctgattcTAAAGCATCAGAACTGCAAGAAAGGAAGATTTCTGACACCATGGTATGGACTTCTTCATTACCGAGTTTCATAGACATTAATGTTGTGAAGCATAGTCTCCTTTTAGGTATATGCAAATGCAAGCACAGTCTGAAGGGCTCAAGCAGGGATTCTGTGTCAGTAATTGCCAAAGCAGCCCAT GACAAACCACAGGTTGAAGATGTAACTGATAGAGTTGAGCCAAGTGACTCTACTTCATCCAAGACTTGGAAAGAACAACCTAAAGATCAGGGTGAGGAATGTG GCTGTGTGAAAAATGAAGAAGGGAATGAAGATTGGTTTGATGCTAAAGAGAACTTGACAGTAGCAAATTGTTCAGTAATAGGCAAAGACacaaaaaagcaacaagaagAACAAGACACAGCTGATTTAAGAG AAGCAAGGAGTGGAGATGAGTATTTTATTTGTGTTGATGGCCTACATTCCTCAGTGTCAGAG GCTGATCTAAGATCACATTTCCAGAAGTATCCTATTCGTGACGTTCTTGTCTCTGTGGAATCTAATAACTGCAG ATGCGCCCTTATTTCCTTTAAAGACATCAGTAAAGCCAAGTTAGCTGTAGAGAAAATGAAccagaaaaagataaaaggaaaagaaataactgcTAAAATCATAAACACTGTATCAGGGAGTAAATATCTGGTTTCCCAAGTGCTTACAAATAAGCTTTCACCTGAAATCCAACCTGTTGAGAAGAGTCAAAGAAGTGATCAAAGTAACACGCTCGCTTCAGCCTTCAATTCTGTGGAAGCCCCCAtcactgcttctgctgctgagaaaataaCTTCTTCAAAAACCTCTTGCTCTACACATGTGCCTTCAGAAACAAAGTGCCCTGATTGGAAACCACCTACTGAAGGTCCTTACTTgcctgaagttaaaaaaaag GATACTGGAGAAAACTTCCTGTTCAAAACATCTTACTCCAATAAGCCATATGATGCCTTTATTTTACCTGATAATTTGAACTTGAGCAGTTTTACCAAGTTAGTTGAGAAACTTAGAAGACTTCATCCACAGGCTAGCAG AGATGCAATTTTGGCTGCCTTGCTGGAGGTGAGGAAAAACAACAATGGTATCCTAAGTGGCTTGACCATCAATACCATTACGGCAAGGACCTCTGCCATTCTAAGGAAATCCAGTCAGAAGTGA